A stretch of DNA from Candidatus Nomurabacteria bacterium:
TAAATGCTACATTTTCAGTCAGCTCAACAACTTCGCCAAGATCCTTTCCTGATTTAGCGAATATCTCGTCTCGCTCAGCCAATGATTTAGGCCACTTGCTTGCCCAACTTGGAGCGAAGCTTTTATCTATTTGTGACCCTGCTAGGATTACGAATTTATCGCCTCGAAATTGAGCTTTGGCCTGTGTTTTTTTGGCAGTGCAATACCAGGTGTCTTCCTCTGCTTGCTTACTAGAGAAGATGTCGTATCCCAGTGAGGTGAGAATTAACTGACTATCGTCCAATATGCGCTCCAGAATATGTAGGCGGAACTCGTGAACATTGTTCTTGGCTGGCACAGTACGGTTTTCAATATCCATACTTCCAGACTGAGCGCGCTCCACTGCCAGCGACTCAAGATAGCGAACATCTGTCTTGCCGAGATCATTTGTTGGCGAGACGATTGCAACTGCCACATCCCAGAACTGCTTCTTTTGTTCGTGGTCTCTCATTCTATGGATGAAGTTTTCTGTTTCACCGATATAGCCCTTTTGAATCTTCAGTACTGATTAAAAAGTAGAGCGCTGGCTGTAGTAGTTCAGTGCGCTTCTTTATTGATCCCAGCTGCAATCGCGGAACTACGAAAGCCTTAATTGGGCTGTCGCTAAGCTCAATAATGCGAACACCCTCGAGGGTGCCGTCTGGTAAATATGTTTGTATAAGTCGTGGATTCATTCTGCTATTAGTATACAGTAGGCTGTTTACCTCTGTTAAGTACTAGCTACCTCATCTGGAATACGGTATACTTCAAGATGTCTAGGATTCAAGTAAACGGATTAAACCGTGGATTCTCTACGTGTAATTGCGCCATGAAAGTGGCAGCTACGTAGAAAAGAGTAGGCGCAATGCGTTTGCTTGGGTCCTAGACAGTCCAGCGTGGCTGTCACTTTTTATGATGAGACGTCTCCTGGATGCAATAACGCAAAGGAGGCAACAATGTCACTCATAATCTCGAAGAATGGAAAAGACGCACAGCGACTGAATAAGACCGGAATTGAAAAAGAAGACTTCCTCCAGCAATATATTTACGACAATCCTGATGCCATTCCCGTATATGAAATCGATGAAGATATCCGCCTACTAAGCCCGAGAATTTGCAACCAACAGTGGACCAATTGATGCCCTTGGCGTGGACCAGCACGGCAACCTCGTATTGGAGTCGTTGCAACCGCAGCAGGTGGAGGCGATACAAACAAAACTGCAAGCAATAGCTCGGGTTCAAGTGTAAAAACCGAAGACAAGGAAACAGTGGCAAAAATTGGCGAGCCAGCTCGTGATGGCAAGTTTGAATTCACTGTCAAAAGCGTAACTTGCGGTAAAGAGTCTGTGGGTGCGAATGAATTCTTAACTAAAAAAGCCCAGGGCCAATTCTGTCTCATGGACTTGACCGTGAAGAACATTGGGGACGAGAAGCAAAGCCTACTGTCGTCAGACCAGAAGCTCTTCAATGCAGCTGGTCAAGAATTCTCAGCTGACGATACGGCAACCATGTATAACTCTGAGGACAGCACGAGTACCTGGTACAGCGACATAAACCCAGGCAACAGCGTGAGTGGTGTGATCGTGTTCGATCTACCAAAAGACCAAACACCAGTAAGCGCAGAGCTACATGATAGCGCCTTCTCAAACGGTGTAAAAGTTAACCTCTAATTAGACTAGACTTACAGATCAGCTGGCGGTACTGTTGGGAATACAGCCATGCTGGACGAAAATACTCAACCACTTAAATACTGCCTGTACGCTCGAAAGTCTTCCGAGTCCGACGAGCGTCAGGCAATGAGTATTGATTCACAAATTAAAGAAATGGAAGCCCTCGCACAACGCGAGGGCTTAAACGTTGTAAAGGTACTTAAAGAAAGCCATTCCGCAAAGGACTCAGGCAGAAGACCGGTTTTTAATCAGCTAATCAGAGAAATAGATAAAGGTGAATATGATGCATGCTTGGTCTGGGACGCATCACGCCTAAGTAGGTGTGCAGGTGATCTGGGCTCGTTAGTTGATCTGATGGATAAGAAAAAGCTGCTGCAAATTCGAACATTCTCTCAAACATTCACGGATAACCCGAATGAAAAGTTTTTATTAATGATCTTATGCTCACAAGCCAAACTTGAGAACGATAATCGTGGCATTAATGTAAAACGGGGCATACGAGCGAAATGTGAAATGGGTTGGCGACCAGGCAATGCTCCAGTAGGTTACATTAACCGCTCATTTAGCGGAGTTAAAGACATAGTTGTCGATCCCGATCGTGGACACATAATAACTGAGCTATTCGACAAAGCCGGCAAAGGTTGGAGCGGTCGTCAGATCAAACGCTGGCTTGATGACATAAAGTTCACAAACAAGTCCGGCAAGGCCGTAACGCTCAGCCAAGTATATGTGATTCTAAATAACAGCTTTTACCACGGAGAGTTTGAGTATCCAGAAGGAAGCGGTAAAGTCTACCAAGGTGCTCATAAGCCACTGGTTAGCAAAGCGCTATTTGGACAAATTCAAGACACTCGACTCATCCCACTCAAGGCTGCTTGGGGCACCAAAAACTTTGCGTTCAAAGAGATCTTCAAATGCGGGTCTTGTGGCGCAAGCATCACGGCAGAAGAAAAGTTCAAGCACCTGCTAGACGGGAGCATAAACAGGCATGTTTACTATCGGTGCACGCGCAAGGTAGATCCTGAGTGTCCTGAAAAGTTCATGAACGAAAAAGAGCTGAAGGAGCAGCTACTCAGCTTCATCGCAGAGAACACGGAAGTAATCGAGATTACGGACGAACTTGCAAGAAAAGCGCTCAGGCACACAGAAATAGTCGAATCAGCACTAAGGATACGAAACATTGATTTTGGCCAACTCGATCCGATGACCGAATACTCGACTTATGTGCTCATGCAGGGATCATATAAGGAGCAGGGTGCGCTCGTTGAGGGCATTAAGAGTCAGTTTGTAATTAGAGATAGAACTCTAGCAGTTAAGTGAAGATTATTGCTTAATCGCAAAACAAATATGCTGGTATAATATAGGTTAGAATTGAGAGCGTTTCTTAACTACATCTTCTAGGAGGAAGAGGCATGGCAACACTTGTATCAACAAACCCGGCAAAAAATTATGAGAAGCTTGGCGAAGTAGAGGTCAGTACTGAACAGGAGATTCAGGAAGCTGTAAAAAATGCACGAAAAGCCAATCAATCATGGGCGACCCTGCCTGTGAGCGAGAGGTTAGCCTATCTTCAAAGATTTGTGGACGCACTTAAGTCGAGAGCTGATGAAGCAGCAAAGCTAATAAGCCAAGAAATGGGTAAACCAATTTCCGACGCCAAGGGTGAAGTGCAGACGGCCATTGACGATACTACCTGGATAATTGAGAACGCCGAATCGGTGCTGAATCCTGTCACAATTCGCGAAGATGAGAACGGAGTTATCGAACAGCATAATGAGCCATACGGTGTATCTGCAGCAATTGCAGCCTGGAACTTTCCGTTGACCAACTTCAAAGAATGCGTCCTACAGGACCTTGCTGCTGGCAACACAGTCGTTTTCAAACACTCGGAAGAAAATCCCCTAGTCGGTAAGCTTATTGATGAACTCATGCAGACTGCCGAATTTCCCGAAGGTGTATTTACGCAGGTTTATGGTGCTGGTGAAGTTGGCGATATACTTACCGACCAAGATGTTGATTTCATTAGTTTTATAGGTAGCAGTAAAGTAGGAAGAACTCTCTACAAAAAGGCGGCGGAAAAGTTCATAAACGTACGACTAGAAATGGGCGGCAGCTCCCCGGGAATAGTATTTGAAGATGTAGATATTGAAACTACAGCAAGACAGGTCGTCAGCGATCGTTTCTTCAACACCGGACAAGTGTGTGATGCGATGAAGCGGTTACTCGTACAGGAATCAATCTACGATGAGTTTATTTCGGCTGTACAAAAAGAAGTTGAATCTCTTAACTTTGGCAGCCCTGATAAAGAAGATGTGTCCGTGAGCTGTCTTGTTGCTGAGCGTCAAGTACAGCCTATCCTAGACCAGATTAATAAATCTGTTGAGCAAGGCGCCGAGATTCTTGTTGGCGGAAAGAAAGCCAAAAACATGGATGGTGCGTACATTGAACCAACGCTCATCACAAACGTAACAGAGAATATGCCAGTTTGGGCTGAAGAGGTGTTTGGACCTGTTTTGCCAGTCATGACATTTAAAGACGAAGCTGAAGCTATAAAGCTCGCGAATAACACACAATATGGTTTGAGCGGCTACGTACACACTGCCGATAAAGAGCGAGCCGTGAGAGTGGCAAAAGAAATTAAAGCCGGTCAAATAGCTACCAATGGTGTCCACAATTATTATCCAGAGGTGTGCTTCGGCGGTTATAAAGCTTCCGGAATCGGTCGCACATGCGGTCCAGCAGGTTTACTCACCGGTACCCAAATCAAGATCATTACAAGACTCAAATAATTCAGTTTCAGGCAACGGTCATGAAACGCGGTCGCTGTCTTTGGCGTCCAAACACTCTGGGGATTACGGTCGGGTTAGAACCTAATTTATCAGAGATAAGGTTGCTAAAATCTATACGAGAATACGGTTCGAACCTGATGTAAATATAGGCGAATGGATTCGAACCGGATCAACAGATCGGAGGCAAAACAAAGCCCGGTCATGGAACCGGGTCTACCTCTGTTACGAATTTTTGGCTGGGGCGGTAGGATTCGAACCTACGATCTTCGGCACCAAAAACCGCTGCCGTACCACTTGGCCACGCCCCATTAACTCTGTTAATTTTACCAGAAGCTGCTTTTCAGTTCAATTTGCTATAATCAAATTTGCACTAGAGGGGTTGGCTGTCAACCGCCCCTTAATCATTATGCCGGAGTGGGTATAGTATCTAGTGTTTTTTTGTTTTTTTAAATATGCAGGAAGAAAAAAGAGTTCTAACATTTGATATTTTACGTGGTTATTTTCTGTTTGTAATCATGATTGATCACCTTATGAGGACTTTTGGCTTTTGGGAAATTTTTACTGGCCGTGGTGCACAATGGGTGTCTGCAGCTGAAGGGTTCTTTTTTGTTTCGGGCATCATGATCGGCATGTTAAGGGGGGCAAAGATGATTAGTTCTCCTATTGAAGATATTTTTAAAAAGTGCTGGAGCAGGTCTTTAACCCTTTATATATGGGCGGTTGGACTAACAATATTTTTTAGTTTATTAGCTATATTTTTTAAGTCTAATCCAGGGCTTAAACCAGAGTACTTTGAAGGTAATATTTCAGCCTTTATAACAAATGCCTTAAGTTTAAGCTTTACTTATGGTTGGGCAGATTTTTTAAGTTTTTATGCAGTCTACTTGTTCTTTTCGCCACTTGCAATCTGGCTCTTAAGAAAAAACTTATGGCAAGTTGTTTTAGCAAGTAGTCTTTTTGTTTGGATTAATACATCAACAATGATGGGCGGTTGGCAAATTATATTTTTTATCGGAGTCATTTGTGGATATTATAAGAATTCTCTTGAAGAGTTTGTTCTAAGCTTAAGTAATAGAGTTAGAAAGAATATCACTAACTTAATATATGTTTTTACCGGCTTAACCTTAGTTTTAAGTGTGTTTTTTACTACCATAGCAGAAGAATATGCCGCGCCTGGTAGGAGCGCTAGGTTTTTAAGTTTTGATGTTAGCGGAGCACGAGATTACTCGATTAATATACTAAGA
This window harbors:
- a CDS encoding DUF4357 domain-containing protein — encoded protein: MRDHEQKKQFWDVAVAIVSPTNDLGKTDVRYLESLAVERAQSGSMDIENRTVPAKNNVHEFRLHILERILDDSQLILTSLGYDIFSSKQAEEDTWYCTAKKTQAKAQFRGDKFVILAGSQIDKSFAPSWASKWPKSLAERDEIFAKSGKDLGEVVELTENVAFKSPNHAGGFATGHNVNAWVTWKDKSGLTMDEVMRQN
- a CDS encoding DUF4352 domain-containing protein encodes the protein MAKIGEPARDGKFEFTVKSVTCGKESVGANEFLTKKAQGQFCLMDLTVKNIGDEKQSLLSSDQKLFNAAGQEFSADDTATMYNSEDSTSTWYSDINPGNSVSGVIVFDLPKDQTPVSAELHDSAFSNGVKVNL
- the opgC gene encoding OpgC domain-containing protein, which codes for MQEEKRVLTFDILRGYFLFVIMIDHLMRTFGFWEIFTGRGAQWVSAAEGFFFVSGIMIGMLRGAKMISSPIEDIFKKCWSRSLTLYIWAVGLTIFFSLLAIFFKSNPGLKPEYFEGNISAFITNALSLSFTYGWADFLSFYAVYLFFSPLAIWLLRKNLWQVVLASSLFVWINTSTMMGGWQIIFFIGVICGYYKNSLEEFVLSLSNRVRKNITNLIYVFTGLTLVLSVFFTTIAEEYAAPGRSARFLSFDVSGARDYSINILRSHFDKIPMQPLRLLLFFVWFSALFILVKKYEEKIKKYLGWFLITLGQNSLYVYIISAILLFFTNLVIPGGLPWYLNTLLNTAFVGLVWYLTKMKILFKYIPR
- a CDS encoding aldehyde dehydrogenase; this translates as MATLVSTNPAKNYEKLGEVEVSTEQEIQEAVKNARKANQSWATLPVSERLAYLQRFVDALKSRADEAAKLISQEMGKPISDAKGEVQTAIDDTTWIIENAESVLNPVTIREDENGVIEQHNEPYGVSAAIAAWNFPLTNFKECVLQDLAAGNTVVFKHSEENPLVGKLIDELMQTAEFPEGVFTQVYGAGEVGDILTDQDVDFISFIGSSKVGRTLYKKAAEKFINVRLEMGGSSPGIVFEDVDIETTARQVVSDRFFNTGQVCDAMKRLLVQESIYDEFISAVQKEVESLNFGSPDKEDVSVSCLVAERQVQPILDQINKSVEQGAEILVGGKKAKNMDGAYIEPTLITNVTENMPVWAEEVFGPVLPVMTFKDEAEAIKLANNTQYGLSGYVHTADKERAVRVAKEIKAGQIATNGVHNYYPEVCFGGYKASGIGRTCGPAGLLTGTQIKIITRLK
- a CDS encoding recombinase family protein, which produces MLDENTQPLKYCLYARKSSESDERQAMSIDSQIKEMEALAQREGLNVVKVLKESHSAKDSGRRPVFNQLIREIDKGEYDACLVWDASRLSRCAGDLGSLVDLMDKKKLLQIRTFSQTFTDNPNEKFLLMILCSQAKLENDNRGINVKRGIRAKCEMGWRPGNAPVGYINRSFSGVKDIVVDPDRGHIITELFDKAGKGWSGRQIKRWLDDIKFTNKSGKAVTLSQVYVILNNSFYHGEFEYPEGSGKVYQGAHKPLVSKALFGQIQDTRLIPLKAAWGTKNFAFKEIFKCGSCGASITAEEKFKHLLDGSINRHVYYRCTRKVDPECPEKFMNEKELKEQLLSFIAENTEVIEITDELARKALRHTEIVESALRIRNIDFGQLDPMTEYSTYVLMQGSYKEQGALVEGIKSQFVIRDRTLAVK